From the Peromyscus leucopus breed LL Stock chromosome 8b, UCI_PerLeu_2.1, whole genome shotgun sequence genome, one window contains:
- the Gga3 gene encoding ADP-ribosylation factor-binding protein GGA3 isoform X4, with protein MAEAEGESLESWLNKATNPSNRQEDWEYIIGFCDQINKELEGPQIAVRLLAHKIQSPQEWEAVQALTVLEACMKNCGRRFHNEVGKFRFLNELIKVVSPKYLGDRVSEKVKTKVIELLFSWTLALPEEAKIRDAYHMLKRQGIVQSDPPIPMDRTLIPSPPPRPRNPVFDDEEKSKLLAKLLKSKNPDDLQEANKLIKSMVKEDEARIQKVTKRLHTLEEVNNNVKLLHEMLLHYSQEYSSEADKELMKELFDRCENKRRTLFKLASETEDNDNSLGDILQASDNLSRVISSYKTIIEGQIINGEVTTSTMPDSEGNDHCSNQGTLIDLAELDTPCSSSPVLAPAPAPATSGIPILPPPPQTSGPPRSRSSSQAEAPPGPESTSSALSLLDEELLCLGLTDPAPTASRESAGNSQWHLFQNEPSSDLDFFNPRPVSAACCPSDGSLLPPPVSTSTSVPKADPTAPECHSSALGDSNSHRLDALDQLLEEAKVTSGLVKPVSCFSPGATTSPLLPTSTPARPLLPFSTGPGSPLFQSPAFQSQGSPLRGPELSLANVHVPLESIKPSSALPVTAYDKNGFRILFHFAKECPPGRPDVLVVVVSMLNTAPLPVKSIVLQAAVPKSMKVKLQPPSGTELSPFSPIQPPAAITQVMLLANPLKLYTQTKLPFQLQVYQALFSMLNYFETTLEQRRKDVKPPL; from the exons ATAAAGCTACCAATCCTTCTAACCGCCAGGAAGACTGGGAATATATCATTGGCTTCTGTGATCAGATCAACAAAGAGCTTGAAGG GCCCCAGATCGCTGTCCGACTCCTGGCTCACAAGATCCAGTCTCCACAGGAATGGGAGGCAGTGCAGGCCCTCACG GTGCTAGAGGCATGTATGAAGAACTGTGGGAGGAGATTTCATAACGAAGTGGGGAAGTTCCGGTTTTTGAATGAATTAATCAAAGTCGTCTCCCCAAAG tacttgggagacagggtGTCTGAGAAGGTGAAGACTAAGGTCATCGAGCTGCTTTTCAGCTGGACACTGGCCTTGCCGGAGGAAGCCAAGATCAGAGATGCCTACCATATGCTGAAGAGACAAG GCATAGTGCAGTCGGACCCCCCCATCCCCATGGACAGAACGctcatcccctctcccccacctcgtcccagaaaccctgtctttgatgATGAGGAGAAGTCCAAG CTTTTAGCCAAGCTGCTGAAAAGCAAGAACCCAGATGATCTGCAGGAAGCTAACAAACTCATCAAGTCCATGGTGAAGGAA gatgaggcTCGAATCCAGAAGGTGACCAAGCGCCTGCACACGTTGGAGGAAGTTAACAACAATGTCAAGCTGCTCCATGAGATGCTTCTTCACTACAGCCAAGAGTACTCGTCGGAGGCTGACAAAGAGCTCATGAAG GAGCTGTTTGATCGTTGTGAGAACAAGAGACGGACATTATTTAAATTAGCCAGTGAGACAGAAGACAATGACAACAGCTTGG GGGACATCCTGCAGGCCAGTGACAACCTCTCCAGGGTCATCAGCTcttacaaaacaattattgaagGGCAGATCATCAATGGTGAGGTGACCACCTCAACCATGCCTGACTCTGAAG GAAATGACCACTGCAGTAACCAAGGCACCCTCATCGACCTTGCTGAATTGGACACCCCCTGCAGCTCCTCCCCAGTGTTGGCCCCAGCGCCTGCCCCAGCCACCTCAGGCATCCCtatcctccctccacccccccagaCCTCTGGGCCTCCACGAAGCCGGTCATCCAGCCAGGCTGAGGCTCCCCCAGGGCCTGAGAGCACGAGCAGTGCCCTCTCCTTGCTAGATGAGGAGCTCCTCTGCTTGG GCCTTACTGACCCAGCCCCCACTGCTTCCAGAGAGTCAGCTGGAAATAGTCAGTGGCACCTGTTTCAG AATGAACCATCATCAGACCTGGACTTTTTCAACCCCAGGCCCGTGTCTGCGGCCTGCTGCCcctcagatggatctctgctccctcccccagtGTCTACCTCAA CCTCGGTTCCAAAGGCTGATCCCACAGCCCCAGAGTGCCACAGCTCAGCACTGGGTGACAGCAACTCGCACCGCCTAGATGCCCTTGATCAGCTTCTGGAAGAGGCCAAAGT gACCTCAGGCCTGGTGAAACCTGTTTCTTGTTTCTCTCCTGGGGCCACCACCTCCCCGCTGCTTCCCACCTCTACCCCAGCCAGGCCTCTCCTGCCCTTCTCCACGGGGCCTGGAAGCCCTCTCTTCCAGTCACCAGCCTTCCAGTCCCAAGGCAGCCCTCTGAGGGGCCCAGAGCTCTCCCTGGCCAATGTCCATGTGCCCTTGGAATCAATCAAGCCTA GCAGTGCTCTTCCGGTGACAGCCTATGATAAAAATGGCTTCCGCATCCTTTTCCACTTTGCTAAGGAGTGTCCCCCAGGACGGCCCGATGTGCTGGTGGTGGTAGTGTCCATGCTGAATACAGCTCCCTTGCCAGTCAAGAGCATTGTGCTGCAGGCCGCAGTGCCCAAG TCAATGAAAGTGAAGTTGCAGCCACCCTCTGGGACAGAACTTTCTCCGTTTAGTCCCATCCAACCACCTGCAGCCATTACCCAGGTTATGCTGCTGGCCAATCCACTGAAG
- the Gga3 gene encoding ADP-ribosylation factor-binding protein GGA3 isoform X2, whose translation MAEAEGESLESWLNKATNPSNRQEDWEYIIGFCDQINKELEGPQIAVRLLAHKIQSPQEWEAVQALTVLEACMKNCGRRFHNEVGKFRFLNELIKVVSPKYLGDRVSEKVKTKVIELLFSWTLALPEEAKIRDAYHMLKRQGIVQSDPPIPMDRTLIPSPPPRPRNPVFDDEEKSKLLAKLLKSKNPDDLQEANKLIKSMVKEDEARIQKVTKRLHTLEEVNNNVKLLHEMLLHYSQEYSSEADKELMKELFDRCENKRRTLFKLASETEDNDNSLGDILQASDNLSRVISSYKTIIEGQIINGEVTTSTMPDSEGNDHCSNQGTLIDLAELDTPCSSSPVLAPAPAPATSGIPILPPPPQTSGPPRSRSSSQAEAPPGPESTSSALSLLDEELLCLGLTDPAPTASRESAGNSQWHLFQNEPSSDLDFFNPRPVSAACCPSDGSLLPPPVSTSSTSHAPLPAPFPAPVVPASATAPSTGSFSFSSGPAPASVPKADPTAPECHSSALGDSNSHRLDALDQLLEEAKVTSGLVKPVSCFSPGATTSPLLPTSTPARPLLPFSTGPGSPLFQSPAFQSQGSPLRGPELSLANVHVPLESIKPSSALPVTAYDKNGFRILFHFAKECPPGRPDVLVVVVSMLNTAPLPVKSIVLQAAVPKSMKVKLQPPSGTELSPFSPIQPPAAITQVMLLANPLKEKVRLRYKLSFALGEQLSTELGEVDQFPPVEQWGNL comes from the exons ATAAAGCTACCAATCCTTCTAACCGCCAGGAAGACTGGGAATATATCATTGGCTTCTGTGATCAGATCAACAAAGAGCTTGAAGG GCCCCAGATCGCTGTCCGACTCCTGGCTCACAAGATCCAGTCTCCACAGGAATGGGAGGCAGTGCAGGCCCTCACG GTGCTAGAGGCATGTATGAAGAACTGTGGGAGGAGATTTCATAACGAAGTGGGGAAGTTCCGGTTTTTGAATGAATTAATCAAAGTCGTCTCCCCAAAG tacttgggagacagggtGTCTGAGAAGGTGAAGACTAAGGTCATCGAGCTGCTTTTCAGCTGGACACTGGCCTTGCCGGAGGAAGCCAAGATCAGAGATGCCTACCATATGCTGAAGAGACAAG GCATAGTGCAGTCGGACCCCCCCATCCCCATGGACAGAACGctcatcccctctcccccacctcgtcccagaaaccctgtctttgatgATGAGGAGAAGTCCAAG CTTTTAGCCAAGCTGCTGAAAAGCAAGAACCCAGATGATCTGCAGGAAGCTAACAAACTCATCAAGTCCATGGTGAAGGAA gatgaggcTCGAATCCAGAAGGTGACCAAGCGCCTGCACACGTTGGAGGAAGTTAACAACAATGTCAAGCTGCTCCATGAGATGCTTCTTCACTACAGCCAAGAGTACTCGTCGGAGGCTGACAAAGAGCTCATGAAG GAGCTGTTTGATCGTTGTGAGAACAAGAGACGGACATTATTTAAATTAGCCAGTGAGACAGAAGACAATGACAACAGCTTGG GGGACATCCTGCAGGCCAGTGACAACCTCTCCAGGGTCATCAGCTcttacaaaacaattattgaagGGCAGATCATCAATGGTGAGGTGACCACCTCAACCATGCCTGACTCTGAAG GAAATGACCACTGCAGTAACCAAGGCACCCTCATCGACCTTGCTGAATTGGACACCCCCTGCAGCTCCTCCCCAGTGTTGGCCCCAGCGCCTGCCCCAGCCACCTCAGGCATCCCtatcctccctccacccccccagaCCTCTGGGCCTCCACGAAGCCGGTCATCCAGCCAGGCTGAGGCTCCCCCAGGGCCTGAGAGCACGAGCAGTGCCCTCTCCTTGCTAGATGAGGAGCTCCTCTGCTTGG GCCTTACTGACCCAGCCCCCACTGCTTCCAGAGAGTCAGCTGGAAATAGTCAGTGGCACCTGTTTCAG AATGAACCATCATCAGACCTGGACTTTTTCAACCCCAGGCCCGTGTCTGCGGCCTGCTGCCcctcagatggatctctgctccctcccccagtGTCTACCTCAAGTACGTCCCACGCTCCACTGCCTGCTCCCTTCCCAGCTCCTGTGGTCCCAGCCAGTGCAACTGCCCCCAGCACTGGTTCCTTCTCGTTCTCTTCTGGACCTGCCCCAGCCTCGGTTCCAAAGGCTGATCCCACAGCCCCAGAGTGCCACAGCTCAGCACTGGGTGACAGCAACTCGCACCGCCTAGATGCCCTTGATCAGCTTCTGGAAGAGGCCAAAGT gACCTCAGGCCTGGTGAAACCTGTTTCTTGTTTCTCTCCTGGGGCCACCACCTCCCCGCTGCTTCCCACCTCTACCCCAGCCAGGCCTCTCCTGCCCTTCTCCACGGGGCCTGGAAGCCCTCTCTTCCAGTCACCAGCCTTCCAGTCCCAAGGCAGCCCTCTGAGGGGCCCAGAGCTCTCCCTGGCCAATGTCCATGTGCCCTTGGAATCAATCAAGCCTA GCAGTGCTCTTCCGGTGACAGCCTATGATAAAAATGGCTTCCGCATCCTTTTCCACTTTGCTAAGGAGTGTCCCCCAGGACGGCCCGATGTGCTGGTGGTGGTAGTGTCCATGCTGAATACAGCTCCCTTGCCAGTCAAGAGCATTGTGCTGCAGGCCGCAGTGCCCAAG TCAATGAAAGTGAAGTTGCAGCCACCCTCTGGGACAGAACTTTCTCCGTTTAGTCCCATCCAACCACCTGCAGCCATTACCCAGGTTATGCTGCTGGCCAATCCACTGAAG GAGAAGGTGCGGCTTCGGTATAAGCTGAGCTTTGCTCTAGGGGAGCAGCTGAGCACAGAACTGGGTGAAGTGGAccagtttcctcctgtggagcagtGGGGGAACCTATGA
- the Gga3 gene encoding ADP-ribosylation factor-binding protein GGA3 isoform X1: MAEAEGESLESWLNKATNPSNRQEDWEYIIGFCDQINKELEGPQIAVRLLAHKIQSPQEWEAVQALTVLEACMKNCGRRFHNEVGKFRFLNELIKVVSPKYLGDRVSEKVKTKVIELLFSWTLALPEEAKIRDAYHMLKRQGIVQSDPPIPMDRTLIPSPPPRPRNPVFDDEEKSKLLAKLLKSKNPDDLQEANKLIKSMVKEDEARIQKVTKRLHTLEEVNNNVKLLHEMLLHYSQEYSSEADKELMKELFDRCENKRRTLFKLASETEDNDNSLGDILQASDNLSRVISSYKTIIEGQIINGEVTTSTMPDSEGNDHCSNQGTLIDLAELDTPCSSSPVLAPAPAPATSGIPILPPPPQTSGPPRSRSSSQAEAPPGPESTSSALSLLDEELLCLGLTDPAPTASRESAGNSQWHLFQNEPSSDLDFFNPRPVSAACCPSDGSLLPPPVSTSSTSHAPLPAPFPAPVVPASATAPSTGSFSFSSGPAPASVPKADPTAPECHSSALGDSNSHRLDALDQLLEEAKVTSGLVKPVSCFSPGATTSPLLPTSTPARPLLPFSTGPGSPLFQSPAFQSQGSPLRGPELSLANVHVPLESIKPSSALPVTAYDKNGFRILFHFAKECPPGRPDVLVVVVSMLNTAPLPVKSIVLQAAVPKSMKVKLQPPSGTELSPFSPIQPPAAITQVMLLANPLKLYTQTKLPFQLQVYQALFSMLNYFETTLEQRRKDVKPPL, translated from the exons ATAAAGCTACCAATCCTTCTAACCGCCAGGAAGACTGGGAATATATCATTGGCTTCTGTGATCAGATCAACAAAGAGCTTGAAGG GCCCCAGATCGCTGTCCGACTCCTGGCTCACAAGATCCAGTCTCCACAGGAATGGGAGGCAGTGCAGGCCCTCACG GTGCTAGAGGCATGTATGAAGAACTGTGGGAGGAGATTTCATAACGAAGTGGGGAAGTTCCGGTTTTTGAATGAATTAATCAAAGTCGTCTCCCCAAAG tacttgggagacagggtGTCTGAGAAGGTGAAGACTAAGGTCATCGAGCTGCTTTTCAGCTGGACACTGGCCTTGCCGGAGGAAGCCAAGATCAGAGATGCCTACCATATGCTGAAGAGACAAG GCATAGTGCAGTCGGACCCCCCCATCCCCATGGACAGAACGctcatcccctctcccccacctcgtcccagaaaccctgtctttgatgATGAGGAGAAGTCCAAG CTTTTAGCCAAGCTGCTGAAAAGCAAGAACCCAGATGATCTGCAGGAAGCTAACAAACTCATCAAGTCCATGGTGAAGGAA gatgaggcTCGAATCCAGAAGGTGACCAAGCGCCTGCACACGTTGGAGGAAGTTAACAACAATGTCAAGCTGCTCCATGAGATGCTTCTTCACTACAGCCAAGAGTACTCGTCGGAGGCTGACAAAGAGCTCATGAAG GAGCTGTTTGATCGTTGTGAGAACAAGAGACGGACATTATTTAAATTAGCCAGTGAGACAGAAGACAATGACAACAGCTTGG GGGACATCCTGCAGGCCAGTGACAACCTCTCCAGGGTCATCAGCTcttacaaaacaattattgaagGGCAGATCATCAATGGTGAGGTGACCACCTCAACCATGCCTGACTCTGAAG GAAATGACCACTGCAGTAACCAAGGCACCCTCATCGACCTTGCTGAATTGGACACCCCCTGCAGCTCCTCCCCAGTGTTGGCCCCAGCGCCTGCCCCAGCCACCTCAGGCATCCCtatcctccctccacccccccagaCCTCTGGGCCTCCACGAAGCCGGTCATCCAGCCAGGCTGAGGCTCCCCCAGGGCCTGAGAGCACGAGCAGTGCCCTCTCCTTGCTAGATGAGGAGCTCCTCTGCTTGG GCCTTACTGACCCAGCCCCCACTGCTTCCAGAGAGTCAGCTGGAAATAGTCAGTGGCACCTGTTTCAG AATGAACCATCATCAGACCTGGACTTTTTCAACCCCAGGCCCGTGTCTGCGGCCTGCTGCCcctcagatggatctctgctccctcccccagtGTCTACCTCAAGTACGTCCCACGCTCCACTGCCTGCTCCCTTCCCAGCTCCTGTGGTCCCAGCCAGTGCAACTGCCCCCAGCACTGGTTCCTTCTCGTTCTCTTCTGGACCTGCCCCAGCCTCGGTTCCAAAGGCTGATCCCACAGCCCCAGAGTGCCACAGCTCAGCACTGGGTGACAGCAACTCGCACCGCCTAGATGCCCTTGATCAGCTTCTGGAAGAGGCCAAAGT gACCTCAGGCCTGGTGAAACCTGTTTCTTGTTTCTCTCCTGGGGCCACCACCTCCCCGCTGCTTCCCACCTCTACCCCAGCCAGGCCTCTCCTGCCCTTCTCCACGGGGCCTGGAAGCCCTCTCTTCCAGTCACCAGCCTTCCAGTCCCAAGGCAGCCCTCTGAGGGGCCCAGAGCTCTCCCTGGCCAATGTCCATGTGCCCTTGGAATCAATCAAGCCTA GCAGTGCTCTTCCGGTGACAGCCTATGATAAAAATGGCTTCCGCATCCTTTTCCACTTTGCTAAGGAGTGTCCCCCAGGACGGCCCGATGTGCTGGTGGTGGTAGTGTCCATGCTGAATACAGCTCCCTTGCCAGTCAAGAGCATTGTGCTGCAGGCCGCAGTGCCCAAG TCAATGAAAGTGAAGTTGCAGCCACCCTCTGGGACAGAACTTTCTCCGTTTAGTCCCATCCAACCACCTGCAGCCATTACCCAGGTTATGCTGCTGGCCAATCCACTGAAG
- the Gga3 gene encoding ADP-ribosylation factor-binding protein GGA3 isoform X3, giving the protein MAEAEGESLESWLNKATNPSNRQEDWEYIIGFCDQINKELEGPQIAVRLLAHKIQSPQEWEAVQALTVLEACMKNCGRRFHNEVGKFRFLNELIKVVSPKYLGDRVSEKVKTKVIELLFSWTLALPEEAKIRDAYHMLKRQGIVQSDPPIPMDRTLIPSPPPRPRNPVFDDEEKSKLLAKLLKSKNPDDLQEANKLIKSMVKEDEARIQKVTKRLHTLEEVNNNVKLLHEMLLHYSQEYSSEADKELMKELFDRCENKRRTLFKLASETEDNDNSLGDILQASDNLSRVISSYKTIIEGQIINGEVTTSTMPDSEGNDHCSNQGTLIDLAELDTPCSSSPVLAPAPAPATSGIPILPPPPQTSGPPRSRSSSQAEAPPGPESTSSALSLLDEELLCLGLTDPAPTASRESAGNSQWHLFQNEPSSDLDFFNPRPVSAACCPSDGSLLPPPVSTSSTSHAPLPAPFPAPVVPASATAPSTGSFSFSSGPAPASVPKADPTAPECHSSALGDSNSHRLDALDQLLEEAKVTSGLVKPVSCFSPGATTSPLLPTSTPARPLLPFSTGPGSPLFQSPAFQSQGSPLRGPELSLANVHVPLESIKPSSALPVTAYDKNGFRILFHFAKECPPGRPDVLVVVVSMLNTAPLPVKSIVLQAAVPKSMKVKLQPPSGTELSPFSPIQPPAAITQVMLLANPLKLSWMVCHLLPLFCCM; this is encoded by the exons ATAAAGCTACCAATCCTTCTAACCGCCAGGAAGACTGGGAATATATCATTGGCTTCTGTGATCAGATCAACAAAGAGCTTGAAGG GCCCCAGATCGCTGTCCGACTCCTGGCTCACAAGATCCAGTCTCCACAGGAATGGGAGGCAGTGCAGGCCCTCACG GTGCTAGAGGCATGTATGAAGAACTGTGGGAGGAGATTTCATAACGAAGTGGGGAAGTTCCGGTTTTTGAATGAATTAATCAAAGTCGTCTCCCCAAAG tacttgggagacagggtGTCTGAGAAGGTGAAGACTAAGGTCATCGAGCTGCTTTTCAGCTGGACACTGGCCTTGCCGGAGGAAGCCAAGATCAGAGATGCCTACCATATGCTGAAGAGACAAG GCATAGTGCAGTCGGACCCCCCCATCCCCATGGACAGAACGctcatcccctctcccccacctcgtcccagaaaccctgtctttgatgATGAGGAGAAGTCCAAG CTTTTAGCCAAGCTGCTGAAAAGCAAGAACCCAGATGATCTGCAGGAAGCTAACAAACTCATCAAGTCCATGGTGAAGGAA gatgaggcTCGAATCCAGAAGGTGACCAAGCGCCTGCACACGTTGGAGGAAGTTAACAACAATGTCAAGCTGCTCCATGAGATGCTTCTTCACTACAGCCAAGAGTACTCGTCGGAGGCTGACAAAGAGCTCATGAAG GAGCTGTTTGATCGTTGTGAGAACAAGAGACGGACATTATTTAAATTAGCCAGTGAGACAGAAGACAATGACAACAGCTTGG GGGACATCCTGCAGGCCAGTGACAACCTCTCCAGGGTCATCAGCTcttacaaaacaattattgaagGGCAGATCATCAATGGTGAGGTGACCACCTCAACCATGCCTGACTCTGAAG GAAATGACCACTGCAGTAACCAAGGCACCCTCATCGACCTTGCTGAATTGGACACCCCCTGCAGCTCCTCCCCAGTGTTGGCCCCAGCGCCTGCCCCAGCCACCTCAGGCATCCCtatcctccctccacccccccagaCCTCTGGGCCTCCACGAAGCCGGTCATCCAGCCAGGCTGAGGCTCCCCCAGGGCCTGAGAGCACGAGCAGTGCCCTCTCCTTGCTAGATGAGGAGCTCCTCTGCTTGG GCCTTACTGACCCAGCCCCCACTGCTTCCAGAGAGTCAGCTGGAAATAGTCAGTGGCACCTGTTTCAG AATGAACCATCATCAGACCTGGACTTTTTCAACCCCAGGCCCGTGTCTGCGGCCTGCTGCCcctcagatggatctctgctccctcccccagtGTCTACCTCAAGTACGTCCCACGCTCCACTGCCTGCTCCCTTCCCAGCTCCTGTGGTCCCAGCCAGTGCAACTGCCCCCAGCACTGGTTCCTTCTCGTTCTCTTCTGGACCTGCCCCAGCCTCGGTTCCAAAGGCTGATCCCACAGCCCCAGAGTGCCACAGCTCAGCACTGGGTGACAGCAACTCGCACCGCCTAGATGCCCTTGATCAGCTTCTGGAAGAGGCCAAAGT gACCTCAGGCCTGGTGAAACCTGTTTCTTGTTTCTCTCCTGGGGCCACCACCTCCCCGCTGCTTCCCACCTCTACCCCAGCCAGGCCTCTCCTGCCCTTCTCCACGGGGCCTGGAAGCCCTCTCTTCCAGTCACCAGCCTTCCAGTCCCAAGGCAGCCCTCTGAGGGGCCCAGAGCTCTCCCTGGCCAATGTCCATGTGCCCTTGGAATCAATCAAGCCTA GCAGTGCTCTTCCGGTGACAGCCTATGATAAAAATGGCTTCCGCATCCTTTTCCACTTTGCTAAGGAGTGTCCCCCAGGACGGCCCGATGTGCTGGTGGTGGTAGTGTCCATGCTGAATACAGCTCCCTTGCCAGTCAAGAGCATTGTGCTGCAGGCCGCAGTGCCCAAG TCAATGAAAGTGAAGTTGCAGCCACCCTCTGGGACAGAACTTTCTCCGTTTAGTCCCATCCAACCACCTGCAGCCATTACCCAGGTTATGCTGCTGGCCAATCCACTGAAG CTGTCCTGGATGGTGTGCCACCTTCTGCCCTTGTTTTGCTGCATGtga